The following are encoded together in the Solenopsis invicta isolate M01_SB chromosome 14, UNIL_Sinv_3.0, whole genome shotgun sequence genome:
- the LOC105207796 gene encoding otoferlin isoform X4: MSLVVILKNIQGLKCKGDKVAKIDFREVSHYSSVLEDNGDVIEVEQSFTWNLGRPVDEAEVLQLAVVSRGVLRNEKVAARYGLVLQTVVREGKILVSDSLVDLNNKPLPAVVCFEIRYNPPDGSCSSYAVSEIMEDEQQMLIDIEQNIANLERNLEQANSSSTSGKRRGSWHTPEKTSKKSFLPKGASVSTSEKSPETRKRSSTLRSVRSLLKLGKQRPPRTRSCDSNSETRELLDRQDSSCPTSNEPSRTNSMTSLETNASDNDSQVSAKPEQEDTVAKPVKRSKSKTSDTWQSALKAQDYQVCVTIIEARQLAGLNMDPVVCVQIGDQRKYTSVKESTNCPYYNEYFVFDFHMPPVMLFDKIITLSVQQSRNLLRANLTLGSFKLDIATVWAQPDHQFYHKWALLTDPDDVAGGPKGYLKCDISVIGKGDTVKIPPKSEKDEDDIEGNLLLPDGVPIERQRARFVVKIYRADGLPKMNSSIMANVKKAFTGEVKDLVDPYVQVSFAGLSGKTSVKRHSYAPVWNEQIVFTEMFPPLCQRIKIQLCDNDPVHATVIGTHFVDLKQISNDGEKGFLPTFGPAFIHLYGSIRDYSLIDEHSTLNTGLGEGISFRARLLIAIRTEITDNVEMAPSEVEVEPTVPINESAYARNEEFFLYATIMDATMIDKKLGDKPMYFEISIGNAGNALDGHNESFKMYDTKSGTSGEEEELQEVLAGSWQSTTPASKPMTHDKIYYFLPYWDDKPCLHVRSIWPDYRRRMYNSNIIGKIVDKLEEGLTEVQSHLEDSTCEKLLKSTLEELSANCNRYVSISKSSVTGPGVGKTKLDKERTKLCQREVENIGILSRNLKALVTKSSFKERLKTAHSYLQKLKFLVEDPQDSLPDVFIWVISSGRRVAYHRISGRELIYSVVDEECGRYCGKVQTMFLKLPGKKRFGPSGWAIQTKLQIYMWLGILKHKKYFIQGFPKGYEISHELRNVDRPRALPPTVIHYVQKHKFQLRAHMYQARSLIGSDASGLSDPFARVICGEFCKCTQVIDETLSPTWDELLLFDDILIYGTAEEIKKDPPSIVIELFDQDKGKSEYIGRAIARPHVKLAAEPYTPPQYPPSLEWYDVTRGASRAGELLAVFELLEYPSSKDYGFPTLPDPKDSSCGSQAPGQDQGPILPVPVGIRPTLSKYRIEVLFWGLRDLKRIHLLTVDKPRVDVECAGHILYSSVIANAKKNPNFNTPIKFLELELPEQELYRPPLTIRAVDCRSFGRYTLVGTHTINSVHKYMYYPLTKRAKDAQERKKSLYQLQCTALDSSKLKLQQTSLLESMTDLEANNGDTIITLGFDLGCPIKKDKTEQNLRRKHSTANDNNIGDLGAENEEGCQDWWTKYFASVETMIEENKELRKEKSIFQNQPNGTLPMFLDEAVAQGHLVSADKNPGINPTKKLFGLKSPTNAVKFVSRLSPKQTQYKYSKTALLKIYPGELEAQPEFEQFKEWLHTFELYRGKKTGDEAEDESRIVGNFKGALKVYKWPLPKDLVDHTVMGFDPQYGFFQGVPSNEPIHVLVRVYIVKANDLHPCDLNGKADPYVVLQLGGKRISDKENYVSKQLNPVFGKCFEIEATFPQDSLLTVQVLDWDLVGTDDMIGETKIDLENRFYSRHRATCGLAKKYDESGYNKWRDAMKPTQILLKLCKDGKIDGPVYSHGRVTIGRKTFSLSNEEMEYYVHTKGMEEHLALAVLHQWTSFPRIGCALVPEHVETRPLYNPEKPGIEQGKLEMWVDMFPMDMPSPGPSIDISPRKPKSYELRVIIWNTDDVVLEDDAFFTGEKMSDIYVKGWLKGPEDCQSTDIHYRSLTGEGNFNWRFIFPFDYLVAEEKIVINRKESLFSWDETECKIPARLELQVWDADHFSADDFLGAITLDLNRFPRGAKNSKLCSLDMLKTDGSVPTVNIFKQKRIKGWWPFYVKKENEDMELTGKVEAEIHLLTKEEAEKISAGFGRNEPDPLDKPNRPDASFMWFLNPLKSIKYIVWHNYKWAILKAIIAIGLIILLLLFFYAIPGYSVKKILGA; this comes from the exons AAGCAGCACTTTGAGGAGCGTGCGATCCCTGCTGAAATTGGGAAAGCAGAGACCGCCACGTACTCGATCCTGCGACAGCAACTCGGAAACGAGAGAACTTCTCGATAGGCAGGACTCCAGTTGCCCAACTTCGAATGAGCCTTCGCGAACGAACTCTATGACGTCTCTTGAAACGAATGCTTCCGATAATGACAGTCAAGTGAGCGCTAAACCTGAACAAGAGGACACAGTTGCAAAGCCAGTCAAGAGATCTAAGTCTAAG ACGAGTGATACTTGGCAAAGCGCGTTAAAAGCTCAAGATTATCAAGTATGCGTTACGATCATAGAAGCGCGGCAGCTCGCAGGTCTCAACATGGATCCGGTGGTCTGCGTGCAAATTGGAGATCAACGCAAATATACGAGTGTCAAAGAATCAACCAATTGTCCATATTACAATGAA TACTTTGTCTTCGATTTCCACATGCCGCCTGTTATGCTGTTCGATAAAATCATTACGCTGTCG GTGCAGCAATCGCGGAATCTCTTGCGTGCTAATCTAACGCTGGGCAGCTTTAAGTTAGACATCGCGACGGTATGGGCACAACCAG ATCATCAATTCTACCACAAATGGGCTCTGCTCACCGATCCGGATGACGTTGCCGGTGGTCCCAAAGGTTATCTAAAATGTGACATAAGCGTTATTGGCAAGGGTGATACCGTGAAGATCCCTCCGAAAAGTGAAAAGGATGAGGATGACATTGAGGGCAATCTTTTATTGCCGGACGGTGTGCCAATCGAGAGACAACGCGCGAGATTCGTGGTGAAAATCTACAGAGCTGATGGTTTACCAAAAATGAACAGCAGCATTATGGCGAACGTGAAGAAGGCTTTCACAGGGGAAGTGAAGGATCTAGTAGACCCATACGTTCAAGTGTCCTTTGCCGGGCTCAGC GGGAAAACAAGCGTGAAGAGACATAGCTACGCTCCAGTTTGGAACGAGCAGATAGTTTTTACCGAGATGTTTCCTCCCCTTTGTCAAAGAATAAAGATACAATTATGCGATAACGATCCGGTGCACGCCACCGTCATCGGTACACACTTCGTCGACCTGAAGCAAATCAGCAATGACGGCGAAAAGGGTTTCCTACCGACCTTTGGCCCTGCATTTATCCATCTTTACGGCAGCATCAGAGATTACAGTCTTATTGATGAGCATTCGACGTTGAACACTGGCTTGGGCGAGGGAATTTCATTTAGAGCGAG GCTATTGATAGCGATACGAACTGAAATCACTGATAACGTGGAAATGGCACCGTCGGAAGTTGAAGTGGAACCGACTGTGCCAATCAACGAAAGCGCCTATGCGAGAAACGAGGAGTTCTTCCTGTATGCTACAATTATGGACGCCACAATGATCGATAAGAAGCTCGGTGATAAGCCGATGTACTTCGAAATATCGATCGGAAACGCGGGCAACGCTCTTGATGGTCACAATGAAAGTTTCAAG ATGTACGATACGAAGAGTGGAACGAGTGGGGAAGAGGAAGAGCTGCAGGAAGTCCTCGCTGGATCCTGGCAAAGTACCACGCCGGCTAGTAAGCCAATGACGCACGATAAGATTTACTATTTCTTACCGTACTGGGACGACAAACCATGCCTTCACGTAAGAAGCATATGGCCGGATTACAGACGTAGAATGTACAACAGCAATATTATTGGCAAGATTGTTGATAAACTG GAGGAAGGATTGACGGAGGTACAATCGCATTTGGAAGACTCGACGTGCGAAAAACTTTTAAAGTCTACCCTCGAGGAGCTCAGCGCGAATTGTAATCGGTATGTCAGTATTAGCAAGTCTAGCGTGACTGGTCCAGGTGTCGGAAAAACAAAGCTGGATAAAGAGCGTACGAAATTATGCCAGCGGGAAGTAGAGAATATCGGGATTCTGTCGCGTAACCTCAAGGCCCTTGTGACTAAGAGCAGCTTTAAGGAAAGGCTGAAGACAGCTCACAGTTATCTgcagaaattaaaatttctcgtCGAGGAT CCGCAAGATTCCCTGCCGGACGTGTTCATCTGGGTGATCAGCTCCGGAAGACGTGTAGCGTATCACAGGATATCGGGTCGCGAATTGATCTATTCGGTAGTCGACGAAGAATGTGGCCGATATTGCGGAAAAGTGCAGACAATGTTTCTCAAG CTTCCAGGCAAAAAGAGATTTGGACCGTCGGGATGGGCGATTCAAACAAAATTGCAGATTTACATGTGGTTAGGAATACTGAAGCACAAGAAGTACTTCATCCAAGGTTTTCCGAAGGGGTACGAGATCAGTCACGAGTTGAGGAACGTGGATAGGCCTCGCGCGTTGCCGCCTACCGTAATTCATTATGTTCAGAAAcac AAATTCCAGTTAAGGGCCCACATGTACCAAGCCAGGTCGCTAATAGGCAGCGATGCATCTGGCCTCTCAGATCCATTTGCGAGGGTGATATGCGGTGAATTTTGCAAGTGCACTCAGGTGATCGATGAAACCCTCAGCCCAACGTGGGACGAGCTGCTGCTGTTCGACGATATCTTAATCTATGGCACCGCTGAGGAGATCAAGAAAGATCCACCTTCTATCGTCATCGAACTGTTTGATCAGGATAAA GGAAAATCGGAGTACATCGGACGAGCGATTGCACGACCTCATGTCAAACTCGCCGCCGAGCCTTACACTCCTCCGCAATATCCACCATCCTTGGAATGGTACGACGTCACTAGAGGAGCCTCGAGGGCTGGCGAACTTCTGGCAGTCTTCGAATTGCTGGAATATCCTTCTAGCAAAGATTACGGCTTTCCTACTTTGCCGGATCCCAAAGATTCCAGCTGCGGATCCCAGGCTCCGGGTCAGGATCAAGGCCCGATTCTTCCAGTACCCGTGGGAATTCGACCTACTTTATCGAAATATCG AATCGAGGTGCTTTTTTGGGGATTGCGCGATTTGAAGAGAATTCATCTACTAACTGTCGACAAGCCTCGCGTGGATGTTGAATGTGCTGGTCACATTCTCTATTCGTCTGTCATAGCAAATGCAAAGAAAAATCCAAATTTTAACACACCGATTAAATTTCTGGAATTGGAGCTTCCGGAACAGGAGCTTTATCGACCGCCATTGACTATAAGAGCGGTAGACTGTCGAAGTTTCGGTAGATATACTCTCGTCGGTACTCACACCATCAATTCAGTTCATAAGTATATGTACTATCCTTTGACTAAAAGGGCAAAGGACGCTCAGGAAAGGAAGAAGAGTTTGTATCAGTTACAGTGCACGG CTCTTGATTCATCAAAATTGAAACTTCAACAAACATCATTACTCGAATCGATGACTGACTTGGAAGCTAACAACGGAGATACCATTATCACTCTTGGATTCGATTTAGGATGTCCTATCAAAAAAGACAAAACGGAGCAGAACTTACGTAGAAAGCATAGCACAGCTAATGACAATAACATAG GTGATTTAGGCGCAGAGAACGAAGAAGGTTGTCAGGATTGGTGGACGAAGTATTTTGCATCTGTAGAAACGATGATCGAAGAGAACAAAGAACTGCGCAAAGAGAAATCCATATTCCAAAACCAGCCAAACGGAACGCTACCGATGTTTCTAGATGAAGCTGTCGCGCAAGGTCACTTGGTCTCAGCTGACAAGAATCCCGGAATTAATCCTACAAAAAAGCTGTTTGGTCTGAAATCACCAACGAACGCGGTCAAATTCGTCTCGAGGCTCAGTCCGAAGCAAACCCAATATAAATATAGCAAGACCGCCCTATTAAAGATATATCCTGGAGAGCTGGAGGCACAGCCCGAGTTCGAACAATTTAAGGAATGGTTACACACTTTTGAATTGTATCGAGGCAAAAAAACAGGTGATGAAGCCGAAGACGAGTCGAGGATTGTTGGCAACTTCAAAGGTGCATTGAAGGTCTACAAGTGGCCGCTGCCTAAGGATCTAGTGGATCATACCGTAATGGGTTTTGATCCGCAATACGGATTCTTCCAGGGTGTCCCATCAAACGAACCCATTCACGTTCTGGTACGAGTATACATCGTCAAAGCTAATGATCTTCATCCCTGCGATTTAAATGGAAAAGCGGATCCCTATGTAGTCTTGCAATTGGGTGGCAAAAGAATTAGCGATAAGGAGAATTACGTGTCGAAACAACTGAATCCTGTCTTCGGAAA atgTTTCGAGATCGAGGCAACATTTCCGCAGGATTCTCTGCTCACAGTGCAAGTCCTAGATTGGGATTTGGTTGGAACAGACGACATGATCGGCGAGACCAAAATCGATCTAGAAAATCGGTTTTACAGCAGACACCGAGCTACATGCGGACTCGCGAAAAAATACGACGA ATCTGGATATAATAAATGGCGGGATGCGATGAAACCGACTCAGATACTCTTGAAGTTATGTAAAGACGGCAAAATCGATGGGCCAGTATATTCTCACGGACGTGTTACAATCGGCAGAAAAACCTTTTCTCTCTCGAACGAGGAAATGGAATATTATGTGCATACGAAGG GAATGGAAGAACATCTCGCTTTGGCCGTTCTTCATCAATGGACTTCGTTTCCACGAATAGGCTGTGCCTTGGTACCCGAACATGTTGAAACCCGACCGCTCTACAATCCTGAGAAACCTGGAATTGAACAAGGAAAATTGGAAATGTGGGTGGATATGTTTCCAATGGACATGCCCTCGCCCGGACCATCCATTGATATTTCACCGAGGAAACCCAAGAGTTATGAATTGAGGGTTATCATATGGAATACAGACGACGTAGTTCTAGAAGATGATGCATTCTTCACCGGCGAAAAGATGAGCGATATTTATGTAAAAGG ATGGCTAAAAGGACCAGAGGACTGTCAATCAACTGATATTCATTATCGATCATTGACTGGTGAAGGAAACTTTAATTGGCGTTTCATATTTCCCTTCGATTATCTGGTAGCGGAAGAAAAGATCGTTATCAATCGTAAAGAAAGTCTATTTAGCTGGGACGAAACCGAATGTAAAATACCAGCACGCCTGGAACTGCAG GTTTGGGATGCAGATCATTTCTCAGCCGATGATTTTCTCGGCGCGATAACTCTCGATCTCAATCGGTTTCCCCGAGGTGCAAAAAATAGTAAGCTCTGCTCATTGGATATGCTAAAGACAGACGGCTCTGTGCCCACTGTTAATATCTTCAAACAGAAACGTATAAAGGGCTGGTGGCCGTTTTACGTGAAGAAAGAGAACGAAGATATGGAGCTGACG GGTAAAGTTGAAGCTGAAATACACTTGCTCACGAAAGAGGAAGCTGAGAAAATTTCTGCTGGTTTTGGTAGAAACGAGCCTGATCCACTGGACAAGCCAAA tcGACCGGACGCATCTTTTATGTGGTTTCTTAATCCATTGAAGTCCATCAAGTACATAGTTTGGCACAACTATAAATGGGCTATTTTAAAAGCTATAATTGCGATTGGATTGATCATACTTCTGCTTTTATTCTTTTATGCAATACCAGGTTATtcagtaaagaaaattttaggAGCCTAA